From a region of the Streptomyces caniferus genome:
- a CDS encoding MFS transporter has protein sequence MRNAPERGTAGSGRAAGAGGEPGGAPGGRTQEGPADRRAGKWWPLAAITLGNFLLLVDVTIVNTALPRIADGLGASFTSLQWVMDIYALALAALLMVAGSAADLFGRRRLYVAGLALFALASLACGLAPDAGTLVAARAVQGMGAAAMFATNTPLLMATYQGRDRGVAFGVWGGTSGAAAAAGPVLGGLLTEYVDWRAIFLVNLPLTAVAAWITLRRVKESHGTLPHAGTDAVARSPLARIDWPGAASFTACAGALTYGLIRGGEEGWTEYGTLASLGGAALALLVFLVVERRVRRPLLDLGLLRRPSFAALMAAALLLQAAAFPYLTFVGLWVQNIVGLSPVQAGLAVTPMALMSLLVGALGGRRLQRMAPQLPIGVGLLLVGAGALLSRALLDDDAGWAALVPGLAVSGLGIGAAMPVLVSAALGAAPPQRAGMASGAVNTFRQLGYALGIAVLGTVFATALRDAVRPGASRTAVGSAYVSGLTDIMLISGVAALAGGLLVLAVVRREESGDGPAGRHGQGAAAAPVREGARAGA, from the coding sequence ATGCGGAACGCACCCGAGAGGGGGACCGCGGGCAGCGGCCGGGCGGCGGGCGCGGGCGGGGAGCCGGGCGGAGCACCCGGCGGAAGGACGCAGGAGGGTCCGGCGGACAGGCGGGCCGGGAAGTGGTGGCCGCTGGCCGCCATCACCCTCGGCAACTTCCTTCTGCTGGTCGATGTGACGATCGTGAACACCGCGCTGCCCCGGATAGCCGACGGCCTGGGCGCCTCCTTCACCTCGCTCCAGTGGGTGATGGACATCTACGCGCTGGCGCTGGCCGCGCTGCTGATGGTGGCGGGCTCGGCCGCCGACCTCTTCGGACGGCGCCGGCTGTACGTGGCCGGGCTGGCGCTGTTCGCGCTCGCCTCGCTGGCCTGCGGTCTGGCTCCCGACGCGGGCACCCTGGTGGCGGCCCGCGCCGTCCAGGGCATGGGCGCAGCGGCGATGTTCGCCACCAACACCCCCCTGCTGATGGCCACGTACCAGGGCCGGGACCGTGGTGTGGCGTTCGGCGTCTGGGGCGGCACCAGCGGCGCCGCCGCCGCGGCCGGGCCCGTACTGGGCGGGCTGCTCACCGAGTACGTGGACTGGCGGGCGATCTTCCTGGTCAATCTGCCGCTGACCGCCGTCGCGGCCTGGATCACCCTGCGCCGGGTGAAGGAGTCGCACGGCACCCTCCCCCACGCTGGAACGGACGCGGTCGCGAGGAGTCCCCTCGCCCGTATCGACTGGCCGGGTGCCGCGTCCTTCACGGCGTGCGCGGGCGCGCTGACGTACGGGCTGATCCGCGGTGGCGAGGAGGGCTGGACGGAGTACGGGACGCTCGCCTCGCTCGGCGGCGCGGCGCTCGCGCTGCTGGTCTTCCTCGTCGTCGAACGGCGGGTGCGGCGGCCGCTGCTCGACCTGGGTCTGCTGCGCCGGCCGTCGTTCGCGGCGCTGATGGCGGCGGCGCTGCTGTTGCAGGCCGCGGCGTTCCCGTATCTGACGTTCGTGGGGCTGTGGGTGCAGAACATCGTCGGCCTGAGCCCGGTGCAGGCGGGTCTCGCGGTGACCCCGATGGCGCTGATGTCCCTGCTGGTCGGCGCCCTGGGCGGCCGGCGGCTGCAGCGGATGGCACCCCAACTCCCGATCGGTGTCGGCCTGTTGCTCGTGGGGGCCGGGGCGCTGCTGTCCCGCGCGCTGCTGGACGACGACGCCGGCTGGGCGGCACTGGTCCCCGGGCTCGCGGTGAGCGGGCTGGGCATCGGGGCGGCGATGCCGGTCCTGGTCTCCGCGGCGCTCGGCGCGGCGCCCCCGCAGCGGGCGGGGATGGCGAGCGGCGCCGTGAACACCTTCCGCCAGCTGGGCTACGCCCTGGGCATCGCGGTCCTCGGCACCGTCTTCGCCACCGCGCTGCGCGACGCCGTACGGCCCGGCGCCTCCCGTACGGCCGTCGGGTCCGCGTATGTCTCCGGGCTGACGGACATCATGCTGATCTCCGGGGTGGCGGCCCTGGCGGGCGGGCTGCTGGTCCTCGCGGTGGTACGGCGTGAGGAGAGCGGCGACGGTCCGGCCGGCCGGCACGGGCAGGGGGCCGCGGCGGCTCCGGTGCGGGAGGGTGCGCGAGCGGGGGCGTAG
- a CDS encoding Lrp/AsnC family transcriptional regulator — protein MSDVPVQGRAAGHPSGGTTGFDALDRRLVHALQLDGRAPFSRIAAVLGVSDQTVARRYTRHRTNGALKVLGLADARALGDIEWMVRVQCTPDAAASVAEALARRTDTSWVSLMSGGTEIAAVCRAASSDDSDALLLQKLPRTPSVIGVTAHCLLHEFFGGPQGLISKSGALTDAQIAELSPKPPHDPPGAGVTLTDADRRLFDALARDGRAPLGELAACTGWSPSTVRRRLAELRADGVLYFDVDYDLRQFGYGVMVALWLSVAPAELAAAGEALAAHPEVAFACATTGPHNLFASVLCRNVGALYSYLTTRVAALPGVRAMESAPRIRHLKGPGPLVLTSPAGAGRRR, from the coding sequence ATGTCCGATGTACCGGTACAGGGGAGAGCCGCCGGCCACCCCTCCGGGGGCACCACCGGCTTCGACGCCCTCGACCGCCGGCTCGTGCACGCGCTGCAGCTGGACGGCCGGGCGCCGTTCAGCCGGATCGCCGCCGTGCTCGGTGTCTCCGACCAGACCGTCGCCCGGCGCTACACCCGCCACCGCACCAACGGCGCGCTCAAGGTGCTCGGGCTGGCCGACGCGCGGGCGCTGGGCGACATCGAATGGATGGTGCGGGTCCAGTGCACACCGGACGCCGCCGCCTCCGTCGCCGAGGCGCTGGCCCGCCGCACGGACACGTCCTGGGTGAGTCTGATGTCCGGCGGCACCGAGATCGCCGCGGTCTGCCGGGCCGCGAGCAGCGACGACAGCGATGCCCTGCTGCTGCAGAAGCTGCCGCGCACCCCGAGCGTCATCGGCGTCACCGCGCACTGCCTGCTGCACGAGTTCTTCGGCGGCCCGCAGGGCCTGATCAGCAAGTCCGGTGCGCTCACCGATGCACAGATCGCTGAGCTGAGCCCAAAGCCGCCCCACGATCCGCCCGGTGCCGGGGTGACGCTCACCGACGCCGACCGCCGGCTCTTCGACGCGCTCGCCCGGGACGGCCGGGCGCCGCTGGGCGAGCTCGCCGCCTGCACCGGCTGGTCGCCCAGCACCGTCCGCCGCCGGCTCGCGGAGCTGCGGGCGGACGGTGTCCTGTACTTCGACGTCGACTACGACCTGCGGCAGTTCGGGTACGGCGTGATGGTCGCCCTCTGGCTGTCCGTCGCTCCCGCCGAACTCGCCGCCGCGGGCGAGGCGTTGGCCGCCCACCCGGAGGTCGCCTTCGCCTGCGCCACCACCGGGCCCCACAACCTCTTCGCGTCCGTGCTGTGCCGGAACGTCGGCGCGCTCTACTCCTATCTGACGACCCGGGTCGCGGCACTGCCCGGCGTACGGGCGATGGAGAGCGCGCCCCGCATCCGGCACCTCAAGGGGCCGGGGCCGCTGGTCCTCACCTCCCCCGCCGGCGCGGGACGCCGCCGGTGA
- a CDS encoding rhomboid-like protein produces MRPLLEPPRGGRRPFPGNPLTWVTDWVRSSPGTHIWLLVIGITSLVIASASEGLGQFLVHRTSSNIHELNEHPLPSLLISGFWIERPSSFLLYVALFELVHANVERWLGSGRWLLTVGGAHIAATLASQELVLLAIEGHRLPRSMTHVVDIGVSYGLAAAAGVLTYRLWPPWRYGYLSGVLIFFAVPLLTGASFTDFGHAIALVMGFAAWPLTPAAAAGGRTDHDEEAAGPAEEPAGPVEGPAKPPPDPGPDPKSRQER; encoded by the coding sequence GTGAGGCCCCTGCTGGAGCCGCCGCGCGGCGGCCGCCGGCCGTTCCCCGGCAACCCCCTGACCTGGGTGACGGACTGGGTGCGCAGCAGTCCCGGCACCCATATCTGGCTGCTGGTCATCGGCATCACCAGCCTGGTCATCGCCTCCGCGTCCGAGGGGCTGGGGCAGTTCCTGGTGCACCGCACCAGCAGCAACATCCACGAGCTGAACGAGCATCCGCTGCCGTCGCTGCTGATCAGCGGCTTCTGGATCGAACGCCCCTCGTCCTTCCTGCTCTACGTGGCGCTGTTCGAGCTGGTGCACGCCAACGTGGAGCGCTGGCTGGGCAGCGGACGCTGGCTGCTGACCGTCGGCGGTGCCCATATCGCCGCCACCCTCGCCAGCCAGGAGCTCGTCCTGCTGGCCATCGAGGGCCATCGGCTGCCGCGTTCGATGACCCATGTCGTGGACATCGGGGTCTCCTACGGGCTGGCCGCGGCCGCCGGGGTGCTGACGTACCGGCTGTGGCCGCCCTGGCGCTACGGCTATCTCTCCGGGGTGCTGATCTTCTTCGCCGTCCCGTTGCTGACCGGCGCTTCCTTCACCGACTTCGGCCATGCCATCGCGCTGGTCATGGGCTTTGCGGCCTGGCCGCTGACCCCGGCGGCGGCCGCCGGGGGGCGGACGGACCACGACGAGGAGGCCGCCGGACCGGCCGAGGAGCCCGCCGGACCCGTCGAAGGGCCCGCGAAGCCGCCCCCGGACCCCGGTCCCGATCCGAAGAGCCGTCAGGAGAGGTAG
- a CDS encoding HAD family hydrolase: protein MSAPAPLPYKLIATDLDGTLLRHDETVSERTRQALAAATAAGAAHIVVTGRAVPWTRHILDALDYKGLAVCGQGGQLYHAGEHRLLTSVTLDRQLAGLALSKIEAEVGPLYLAASRDGLEGEVLVGPGYRVQEGPLPNVMMDDPGALWAAPLNKVYIQHPDLDDDALALAARQVAGDLVGVTVAGEGIVELLPLGLTKATGLSLAARRLGVTAKDTLAFGDMPNDIPMFAWSARGVAMANAHDELKAVAHELTASNEADGVAVVLERLYLS from the coding sequence GTGAGCGCACCTGCTCCGCTGCCGTACAAGCTCATCGCTACGGATCTCGACGGGACGCTGCTGCGCCACGACGAGACCGTCTCCGAGCGCACCCGCCAGGCGCTCGCCGCGGCCACCGCGGCGGGCGCGGCGCACATCGTCGTCACCGGCCGGGCCGTGCCCTGGACCCGGCACATCCTCGACGCCCTGGACTACAAGGGCCTCGCGGTGTGCGGCCAGGGCGGTCAGCTCTACCACGCCGGTGAGCACCGCCTGCTGACCTCGGTGACGCTGGACCGCCAGCTGGCCGGTCTCGCGCTGTCCAAGATCGAGGCGGAGGTCGGCCCGCTGTATCTGGCGGCGAGCCGCGACGGCCTGGAGGGCGAGGTGCTGGTCGGCCCCGGCTACCGCGTCCAGGAGGGTCCGCTGCCGAACGTCATGATGGACGATCCCGGCGCGCTGTGGGCGGCCCCGCTCAACAAGGTCTACATCCAGCATCCGGACCTGGACGACGACGCGCTGGCGCTGGCCGCGCGTCAGGTCGCCGGGGACCTGGTGGGCGTGACGGTGGCCGGCGAGGGCATCGTCGAACTGCTGCCGCTGGGACTGACGAAGGCCACCGGACTGTCGCTGGCCGCCCGCCGGCTGGGCGTCACCGCCAAGGACACCCTGGCCTTCGGCGATATGCCCAACGACATCCCGATGTTCGCCTGGTCCGCCCGCGGTGTGGCGATGGCCAACGCCCATGACGAGCTGAAGGCCGTCGCGCACGAACTCACCGCCTCCAACGAGGCGGACGGTGTCGCGGTGGTGCTGGAGCGCCTCTACCTCTCCTGA
- the serS gene encoding serine--tRNA ligase, with protein sequence MIDLRLLREDPDRVRASQRARGEDVALVDALLSADERRRSSSVRFDELRAEQKALGKLIPKASGDEKAVLLKKAGELAAAVKAADAAQDEAKEETQALLRKLGNLVHPDVPVGGEEDFTVLETHGTIRDFAAEGFEPKDHLELGELLGAIDVERGAKVSGSRFYYLTGVGALLELALVNAAIAQATEAGFTPMLTPALVRPRAMEGTGFLGQAAENVYHLEKDDYYLVGTSEVPLAAYHMDEIVDGAKLPLRYAGFSPCFRREAGTYGKDTRGIFRVHQFDKVEMFSYVAPGDAQAEHQRLLDWEKQWLTSLELPFQVIDVATGDLGASASRKFDCEAWIPTQGKYRELTSASNCDEFQARRLSVRMRETVDGKQKVSPLATLNGTLCAVPRTIVAIFENHQQADGSVRVPEVLRPYLGGREILEPVAK encoded by the coding sequence GTGATTGACCTTCGCCTGCTCCGTGAGGACCCCGACCGTGTGCGCGCGTCCCAGCGCGCCCGTGGAGAGGACGTCGCACTCGTCGACGCGCTTCTCTCCGCCGACGAGCGGCGCAGGTCGTCAAGCGTCCGCTTCGATGAGCTGCGTGCCGAGCAGAAGGCGCTCGGCAAGCTCATCCCCAAGGCCTCCGGCGACGAGAAGGCCGTGCTGCTGAAGAAGGCCGGCGAACTCGCCGCCGCCGTCAAGGCCGCCGACGCCGCACAGGACGAGGCCAAGGAGGAGACGCAGGCGCTGCTGCGGAAGCTCGGCAACCTCGTCCACCCCGACGTTCCGGTCGGCGGCGAGGAGGACTTCACCGTCCTGGAGACGCACGGCACCATCCGCGACTTCGCCGCCGAGGGCTTCGAGCCCAAGGACCACCTGGAGCTCGGCGAGCTGCTCGGCGCCATCGACGTCGAGCGCGGCGCCAAGGTGTCCGGCTCCCGCTTCTACTACCTCACCGGCGTCGGCGCGCTGCTGGAACTCGCCCTGGTCAACGCCGCCATCGCACAGGCCACCGAGGCCGGTTTCACGCCGATGCTGACCCCCGCCCTGGTGCGCCCGCGCGCCATGGAGGGCACCGGCTTCCTCGGCCAGGCCGCGGAGAACGTCTACCACCTCGAAAAGGACGACTACTACCTGGTCGGCACCTCCGAGGTCCCGCTCGCCGCGTACCACATGGACGAGATCGTGGACGGCGCCAAGCTGCCGCTGCGCTACGCCGGTTTCTCCCCGTGCTTCCGCCGCGAGGCCGGCACCTACGGCAAGGACACCCGCGGCATCTTCCGGGTCCACCAGTTCGACAAGGTGGAGATGTTCTCCTACGTCGCGCCGGGCGACGCCCAGGCCGAGCACCAGCGGCTGCTGGACTGGGAGAAGCAGTGGCTGACCAGCCTGGAGCTGCCGTTCCAGGTCATCGACGTCGCCACCGGTGACCTCGGCGCCTCGGCCTCCCGCAAGTTCGACTGCGAGGCCTGGATCCCCACCCAGGGCAAGTACCGCGAGCTGACCTCGGCCTCGAACTGCGACGAGTTCCAGGCGCGGCGGCTGTCCGTCCGGATGCGCGAGACCGTCGACGGCAAGCAGAAGGTCTCGCCGCTGGCGACCCTGAACGGCACGCTCTGCGCCGTACCGCGCACGATCGTGGCGATCTTCGAGAACCACCAGCAGGCGGACGGCTCCGTGCGCGTCCCCGAGGTGCTCCGCCCCTACCTGGGCGGCCGGGAGATTCTGGAGCCCGTCGCCAAGTGA
- the pheA gene encoding prephenate dehydratase, whose protein sequence is MSASRYTYLGPEGTFTEAALRTLPEAAPRELVPMVSVPAALDAVRAGEAAAALVPIENSVEGGVTTTLDELASGEPLMIYREVLLPIAFALLVRPGTPLSDVKTVTGHPVAQPQVRKWLAAQLPEAVWESAASNADGARLVQEGRYDGAFAGEFAAATYGLEPLVTDIHDAQNAATRFVLVGRPARPAAPTGADKTSVVLWLAEDHPGALLELLQEYAVRGVNMMRIESRPTGEGIGRYCFSVDCEGHVTDRRVSEVLMGLKRICREVRFLGSYPRADEVPPLVRRTMTDAAFTEASDWLARCMDGRG, encoded by the coding sequence ATGTCGGCCAGCCGCTATACCTATCTCGGCCCCGAGGGCACGTTCACGGAGGCTGCGCTGCGCACCCTTCCCGAGGCGGCGCCCCGCGAGCTGGTGCCGATGGTGTCGGTGCCGGCCGCCCTGGACGCGGTGCGTGCCGGTGAGGCCGCCGCGGCGCTGGTGCCGATCGAGAACTCCGTCGAGGGCGGGGTGACCACCACCCTGGACGAACTGGCCTCCGGCGAGCCGCTGATGATCTACCGCGAGGTGCTGCTGCCGATCGCCTTCGCGCTGCTGGTGCGCCCCGGGACGCCGCTCAGCGATGTGAAGACGGTGACCGGGCACCCCGTCGCCCAGCCGCAGGTGCGCAAGTGGCTGGCGGCCCAACTCCCGGAGGCGGTATGGGAGTCGGCGGCCTCGAACGCCGACGGTGCGCGGCTGGTGCAGGAGGGCCGCTACGACGGCGCCTTCGCGGGCGAGTTCGCGGCGGCGACCTACGGCCTGGAGCCGCTGGTCACCGACATTCACGACGCGCAGAACGCGGCCACCCGCTTCGTGCTGGTGGGCCGCCCGGCCCGGCCCGCGGCGCCGACCGGCGCCGACAAGACCTCGGTCGTGCTGTGGCTGGCCGAGGACCACCCCGGTGCGCTCCTCGAACTGCTGCAGGAGTACGCGGTGCGCGGGGTGAACATGATGCGGATCGAGTCCCGGCCGACCGGCGAGGGCATCGGCCGCTACTGCTTCTCCGTGGACTGCGAGGGGCATGTCACCGACCGCCGGGTCAGCGAGGTGCTGATGGGCCTCAAGCGGATCTGCCGCGAGGTGCGGTTCCTCGGCTCGTATCCGCGGGCGGACGAGGTGCCGCCGCTCGTGCGGCGGACGATGACGGACGCGGCGTTCACCGAGGCGTCGGACTGGCTGGCGCGCTGCATGGACGGGCGGGGCTGA
- the efeB gene encoding iron uptake transporter deferrochelatase/peroxidase subunit: MSKQTSSKKAPGKKAPGARSAGPGGAATVPAPAAAPAPETDGSPSLELSRRRLLGTVGAAGAAGLVAGGAGGALGVSAAQTGPQDAAKAVTSIGSTEVPFRTARAGQQAGITTPLQATGHLVAFDLAPDADRRTAAALLRRWSRTAEELMAGRTPDADTGVALDAGPSSLTVTFGFGHSFFGRTGLTKRRPVQLDPLPDFSADALDAGRSNGDLWIQIGADDALVAFHALRALQKDAAGSARLRWQMNGFNRTPGATAHPMTARNLMGQIDGTNNPKPSDRDFDERIFVGRDAEQDWMHGGSYAVVRRIRMLLDDWEKRSRHEQERVIGRRKDNGAPLTGGSETTPMRLDASGPDGLPVIPANAHARIAAPESNQGAAMLRRPFSFHDGFREDGAPDAGLLFVCWQADPLRAFTQVQRKLDRGDALSRFLRHEASGLYAVPPAAEPGDYVGRPLLEG, translated from the coding sequence ATGAGCAAGCAGACGTCCAGCAAGAAGGCGCCCGGCAAGAAGGCCCCGGGCGCGCGGTCCGCCGGACCGGGCGGTGCGGCGACCGTGCCCGCACCGGCCGCCGCCCCGGCGCCCGAGACCGACGGCTCCCCCTCCCTGGAGCTCTCCCGCCGCCGGCTGCTCGGCACCGTCGGCGCGGCGGGCGCGGCCGGGCTGGTCGCCGGCGGGGCCGGCGGCGCCCTCGGGGTCTCCGCCGCGCAGACCGGCCCGCAGGATGCCGCCAAGGCCGTCACCAGCATCGGCTCGACCGAGGTTCCCTTCCGGACGGCGCGCGCCGGGCAGCAGGCGGGGATCACCACCCCGTTGCAGGCCACGGGGCATCTCGTCGCCTTCGACCTGGCGCCGGACGCGGACCGCAGGACCGCCGCCGCCCTGCTGCGCCGCTGGTCGCGGACGGCCGAGGAGCTGATGGCCGGACGGACCCCGGACGCCGACACGGGGGTCGCGCTCGACGCGGGCCCGTCCTCGCTGACCGTCACCTTCGGCTTCGGCCACAGCTTCTTCGGCCGTACGGGCCTGACGAAGCGGCGCCCCGTACAGCTCGACCCGCTGCCGGACTTCTCGGCCGATGCGCTGGACGCCGGGCGCAGCAACGGTGATCTGTGGATACAGATCGGCGCCGACGACGCCCTGGTCGCCTTCCATGCGCTGCGCGCGCTGCAGAAGGACGCGGCCGGCAGTGCGCGGCTGCGCTGGCAGATGAACGGCTTCAACCGCACACCGGGCGCCACCGCGCACCCGATGACCGCACGCAATCTGATGGGCCAGATCGACGGCACCAACAACCCCAAGCCCTCGGACCGGGACTTCGACGAGCGGATCTTCGTGGGGCGGGACGCCGAGCAGGACTGGATGCACGGCGGCTCGTACGCGGTCGTCCGCCGCATCCGGATGCTGCTGGACGACTGGGAGAAGCGTTCCCGGCACGAGCAGGAGCGGGTCATCGGGCGCCGCAAGGACAACGGCGCGCCGCTGACCGGCGGCTCCGAGACCACCCCGATGCGGCTGGACGCGAGCGGCCCCGACGGGCTGCCGGTCATCCCGGCCAACGCGCATGCGCGGATCGCGGCGCCGGAGTCCAACCAGGGCGCGGCGATGCTGCGCCGCCCCTTCTCCTTCCACGACGGGTTCCGGGAGGACGGCGCCCCGGACGCCGGACTGCTCTTCGTCTGCTGGCAGGCCGATCCGCTGCGCGCCTTCACCCAGGTCCAGCGGAAGCTGGACCGCGGCGACGCGCTGTCGCGGTTCCTGCGGCACGAGGCGAGCGGGCTGTACGCGGTGCCCCCGGCCGCCGAGCCGGGCGACTACGTGGGCCGGCCGCTGCTGGAGGGCTGA
- a CDS encoding copper resistance CopC/CopD family protein: protein MVTTGLGPRRSAVLRLLVVAVALAAALIGGLGGAAPASAHAALTGSTPAQGSVVDHAPEQVTLTFSEGVAMGDDSIRVLDPQGKRVDRGKLRNLCSDSVVKYGAGLPPGLRDGTYTVSWQAVSADSHPVAGAFTFSVGAPSKTSAPVPQQKAGGGLVGALYGVARYLAYAGFVLLVGGAAFVVACRPAAALVRSVQRLVVQGWALLTGTTVAMLLLRTPYTGSGDLADVLDLGGLQQVLVTKPGAALVSRLLLLAAAALFVAVLFGTYARLQEPAGQPAEGSAPGEGDAAAGAKDADAAGETALDPADLARQRRDLTFGLAFGGVIVGAGLASTWALAEHASTGLQPAVAMPVDVLHLLAVATWLGGLAALVVSLYWGPPVERTAVRRFSRIAFGSVLVLVATGVYQSWRQVGSWRALTDTTYGWLLLLKVALVVVLVGIAWVSRRWTGRLTEVRAAEDPAGVRSSDSASSEGEVAQVAESAEAEKDTAAEKDRETEKAAVGASATAGAAAASASPAASAPAAAASASTASAASASGPASAASAPAASSGKTPSQAPEQAPDEAADPARAAQLARQQAALRSARTKRQRDADPERLGLRRSVLAEASVAVVLLVVTTVLTATEPARTEEAVRATSGGQSTAANQPQVLSIPFDTGGPGGKGTARLDLDPGRSGSANALRLRISDPSGKAVDVPEVKVSFTQKAKKIGPLPITPKHVGKGHWRANGVQLPVPGQWQLSLLVRTSDIDQVTEIKNVKIG from the coding sequence ATGGTCACCACCGGGCTCGGGCCGCGACGGTCCGCCGTGCTGCGCCTGCTGGTCGTCGCGGTGGCGCTGGCCGCCGCGCTGATCGGCGGGCTCGGCGGCGCCGCTCCGGCCTCGGCGCATGCCGCGCTGACCGGGAGCACCCCCGCGCAGGGTTCGGTGGTGGACCACGCCCCCGAGCAGGTGACGCTCACCTTCTCCGAGGGTGTCGCGATGGGCGACGACTCGATCCGGGTGCTGGATCCGCAGGGCAAACGGGTGGACCGCGGCAAGCTGCGCAACCTGTGCAGCGACAGCGTCGTCAAATACGGCGCGGGGCTGCCGCCAGGGCTCCGCGACGGGACGTACACCGTCTCCTGGCAGGCGGTCTCCGCCGACAGCCACCCCGTCGCCGGCGCCTTCACCTTCTCGGTCGGCGCGCCCTCCAAGACCAGCGCGCCGGTGCCCCAGCAGAAGGCCGGCGGCGGTCTGGTCGGGGCGCTCTACGGGGTCGCCCGCTACCTCGCCTACGCCGGGTTCGTGCTGCTCGTCGGTGGCGCGGCCTTCGTGGTGGCCTGCCGGCCCGCCGCGGCCCTCGTACGGTCCGTGCAGCGGCTGGTCGTCCAGGGGTGGGCGCTGCTGACCGGCACCACCGTCGCGATGCTGCTGCTGCGCACCCCGTACACCGGGTCCGGCGATCTCGCCGATGTCCTCGACCTCGGCGGCCTCCAGCAGGTCCTGGTCACCAAGCCGGGTGCGGCGCTGGTCTCCCGGCTGCTGCTGCTCGCCGCCGCGGCGCTGTTCGTGGCGGTGCTCTTCGGGACGTATGCGCGGCTGCAGGAGCCGGCCGGGCAACCGGCGGAGGGGAGCGCGCCGGGCGAGGGGGACGCGGCCGCCGGGGCGAAGGACGCGGATGCCGCCGGGGAGACGGCCCTGGACCCCGCCGACCTCGCCAGGCAGCGCAGGGACCTCACCTTCGGGCTCGCCTTCGGCGGTGTGATCGTCGGCGCCGGGCTCGCCTCGACCTGGGCGTTGGCCGAACACGCCTCGACCGGTCTGCAGCCCGCCGTCGCGATGCCGGTCGATGTGCTGCACCTGCTCGCGGTCGCCACCTGGCTCGGCGGGCTGGCGGCGCTGGTCGTGTCCCTGTACTGGGGGCCGCCCGTCGAGCGGACCGCCGTACGCCGCTTCTCGCGGATCGCGTTCGGCTCCGTACTGGTACTGGTGGCCACCGGCGTCTACCAGTCCTGGCGGCAGGTCGGCAGCTGGCGTGCGCTGACCGACACCACCTACGGGTGGCTGCTGCTGCTCAAGGTGGCCCTGGTCGTGGTGCTCGTCGGGATCGCCTGGGTGTCGCGACGGTGGACGGGGCGGCTGACGGAGGTGCGGGCGGCGGAGGACCCGGCCGGGGTCCGGTCGTCCGACAGCGCGTCGTCCGAGGGCGAGGTGGCACAGGTCGCGGAGAGCGCTGAGGCCGAGAAGGACACCGCGGCGGAGAAGGATCGGGAGACGGAGAAGGCGGCCGTCGGCGCCTCGGCCACGGCCGGCGCGGCAGCCGCATCGGCGTCCCCTGCCGCGTCGGCTCCCGCTGCTGCTGCGTCTGCCTCTACTGCGTCTGCTGCTTCGGCCTCGGGTCCGGCTTCTGCCGCCTCCGCCCCCGCGGCGAGTTCCGGCAAGACCCCGAGCCAGGCCCCGGAGCAAGCCCCGGACGAGGCCGCCGACCCCGCCCGCGCCGCCCAACTCGCCCGTCAGCAGGCCGCGTTGCGCAGCGCCCGTACCAAGCGGCAGCGCGATGCCGACCCGGAGCGGCTGGGGCTGCGCCGGTCCGTGCTGGCCGAGGCGTCGGTCGCCGTCGTCCTGCTCGTGGTGACCACGGTGCTGACCGCCACCGAACCGGCCCGTACCGAAGAGGCGGTCAGGGCCACCTCGGGCGGGCAGTCCACCGCGGCCAACCAGCCGCAGGTACTGAGCATCCCGTTCGACACCGGCGGCCCCGGCGGCAAGGGCACCGCCCGCCTCGACCTCGACCCCGGGCGCAGCGGCAGCGCCAACGCACTGCGGCTGCGGATCTCCGATCCGTCGGGCAAGGCGGTCGACGTTCCCGAGGTGAAGGTCTCCTTCACCCAGAAGGCCAAGAAGATCGGGCCGCTGCCGATCACCCCGAAGCACGTCGGCAAGGGCCACTGGCGCGCGAACGGGGTCCAGCTCCCGGTCCCCGGGCAGTGGCAGCTCTCGCTGCTCGTGCGGACCTCCGACATCGACCAGGTGACCGAGATCAAGAACGTAAAGATCGGCTGA
- a CDS encoding copper chaperone PCu(A)C, translating to MNRRTTLAAALALTAGLALAGCGGADGAPQLEVADPYMPQPVDQNMAGAYFTVKNSGDTADKLTSVTSDLSKDITIHKTVGTKMEQVDSLAIPAGGELRLSRGGNHLMFMGLKKKPAEGDKVTLRLHFATADPIKVTVPVKAVTYAPKK from the coding sequence GTGAACCGCCGCACCACCCTCGCCGCCGCCCTCGCCCTCACCGCCGGTCTCGCGCTGGCGGGCTGCGGTGGCGCGGACGGCGCACCGCAGCTCGAGGTCGCCGACCCGTACATGCCGCAGCCGGTCGACCAGAACATGGCCGGCGCGTACTTCACCGTCAAGAACAGCGGTGACACCGCGGACAAGCTCACCTCGGTCACCAGCGACCTGTCCAAGGACATCACGATCCACAAGACGGTCGGCACCAAGATGGAGCAGGTCGACTCGCTGGCGATACCCGCGGGCGGCGAGCTCCGGCTCAGCCGCGGCGGCAACCACCTGATGTTCATGGGGCTGAAGAAGAAGCCGGCCGAGGGCGACAAGGTGACCCTCCGGCTGCACTTCGCCACCGCCGACCCGATCAAGGTGACGGTCCCGGTCAAGGCCGTCACCTACGCACCGAAGAAGTAA